The following is a genomic window from Longimicrobiaceae bacterium.
CCGCGCGGGGTGCGCACGCGGTGCTCCACCTCGTACGGCGTGCGCTCGGCCACGGCGCGGGTCCACGCGGTCAGCGTCTGCTTCCTGTCTTCCGGGTGCACCGCCGCCAGCCAGCCGATGCCGCCGATCTCCCGCGTGGTCTGCCCGGTCAGCGCCTGCCACGAGGGCTGCGGGCCGTCGAAGAGGCCGCCGGACGTGGCGGTCCACACGGCGGCGCTGGTGGCCTCCACCAGGGCGCGGTAGCGCTCCTCCACCGTCTTCACCGACGCCAGGCCGCGCGCGTCGGCCGCCTCCCGCGCCAGGGCCAGGACGGACGAGACGGTGCCGTCGGCGCCGCGCTCGGGCACCAGGCAGGTGGCGCGGCGGCGCACCTCGCCCGCGGCGGAGCGATGGCCCAGCTCGCGCACCAGCGGCTCGCCCCCGGCGAACGCCTCGCGGAGCGCGGCCTCGTGCTCGTCCGCCAGCTCCGCGGGCGCGCCCAGCTCCCGCAGCGTACGGCCCACCATCGCCTCGGCCGGGAGCGCGAGCAGGCGCTCCATGGCCGGGTTCGCGTAGGCGATGCGCATGCGCGCGTCCACGCGCACGGCGGCGTCGGGCAGGGCGTCCAGCACGCGCAGCAGGCCGGTGCCGGTGTCGCACGCCACACCGGCCGCCGCCTCCACCACGCCCACGTAGAAGAGCGGCGCGCCGGTGGCGGCCTCGCGCACCATGGACACGTGCACGTCCACCCACACCGAGTGTCCTTCGCGGTGCACGTAACGTTTGCGTGTGGACACGGCGCCGACCTCGCCGGTGAGGAGCATCACCATCCGCTCCAGGCTGACCTGCACGTCGTCGGGATGCGTCAGGTCCTGCACGCGGCGCCCCTCCAGCTCCTCGCGCGTGTAGCCCACCAGGTCGCACACGCGCTGGTTCACGCGCAGGTAGCGCCCGTCCGGCGCCGTGTGCATCATGCCCACGGGCGCCAGCTCGAACGTGGCGTAGAAGCGCGCCTCGGCGGCTTCTAGCGCCTCTTGAAGGTGGGTGTCGCGTGCGGAGGAAAGGGCCATGCGGGACCGGGCCAAGCCGGAGACGGACTGCGGACGGGTCTGCAATACGCGTCGGAAACCCCCGGAAGTCAAGCACCTCGTTGCCGTGGATGGAGAACGGATGTCCACTCCGCTCCCTCGGCGCCCTC
Proteins encoded in this region:
- a CDS encoding PAS domain S-box protein, which gives rise to MALSSARDTHLQEALEAAEARFYATFELAPVGMMHTAPDGRYLRVNQRVCDLVGYTREELEGRRVQDLTHPDDVQVSLERMVMLLTGEVGAVSTRKRYVHREGHSVWVDVHVSMVREAATGAPLFYVGVVEAAAGVACDTGTGLLRVLDALPDAAVRVDARMRIAYANPAMERLLALPAEAMVGRTLRELGAPAELADEHEAALREAFAGGEPLVRELGHRSAAGEVRRRATCLVPERGADGTVSSVLALAREAADARGLASVKTVEERYRALVEATSAAVWTATSGGLFDGPQPSWQALTGQTTREIGGIGWLAAVHPEDRKQTLTAWTRAVAERTPYEVEHRVRTPRG